Proteins from a genomic interval of Chrysiogenia bacterium:
- a CDS encoding uridine kinase, giving the protein MSDDIVKGEGIHRTHIQGRFTRESLQAKKLLSETEPAREVRLLPDANIVAIGGHSIMDRGKAAVLPFCAEVVRL; this is encoded by the coding sequence ATGTCCGACGACATCGTCAAAGGTGAAGGAATTCACCGAACCCACATCCAGGGGCGCTTCACCCGCGAATCGCTCCAGGCCAAGAAGCTGCTTTCGGAAACGGAGCCCGCACGCGAAGTGCGGCTGCTGCCCGACGCCAACATCGTCGCCATTGGCGGCCACTCGATCATGGATCGCGGCAAGGCCGCCGTGCTGCCGTTTTGCGCCGAGGTGGTGCGTCTT